DNA from Deinococcus koreensis:
GTCCCTGTTCCGCACGGCGCTGCAGCAGAGCAACGGGGATCTCGGGATCGTCGTGCGCCAGCCCCTGACGGCCCTGCTGCTGCTGGCTGTCCTGGTCGCCCTCGTGGTTCCTACCGCGCTGCGAGTGCGCGCGCGGCGCGTCCATCCTTCCTGAGTGGGGGTCGGAAGGACGACGCACCGGGTGCTGTCAGACGCCAGGCCCCCACACTCTGCCCCGTTCGCGGCGGAGGGCTCAGTGAGGTGGGAGTGGTGCTTCCTCCCTACACCCGTGGATGACGTGGTGGGCATCTAGGGGGCCGGGCGCAGCAGGTCGGCCAGCCCGACGCGGGTCAGGAACTCCAGACGGACGCGGTCGGCGACAGCGCTCACTTCCTCCGAACCATCGTTCGCGGGATCGACATGGCTGCGAAAGGGGCGCTGACCAGCGGGCAGCGCCACGATCCGCGCGATCTCGTTCGAGACCAGGGAAGCGTCCACATCCGGCGGCGCCAACTGCGCCAACCTCTGGGCCACTGAAGCCAACAGACCCGGATACCGCTCCTCGTACTGGGACGCCCTGTGCTCGTCGGCGGGTGTTCCTGCACTGGCGAAGTGGTTGGTGCCGTTGGTAAACGAGCCAGGCACCACGATACTGGTCTCGATCCCGAAGCGGGCCAGTTCTGCCGCGTAACTGACGGCCAAGGCGTCCATCGCCGCTTTCGCCGCAAAGTACGGGGCCAGGTAGGGCGGGGTGCCGCCCCGGGTGCTGGAGCTGCCCACCCACAGCACGAGCCCATGACCCTGCTTCCGCAGATGGGGCAGGGCCGCGCGGTTCAGCCGCTGGGTGCTCAGCACGTTGGTGTCGTACACCTGCGCGAGTTGCTCAGGGAGAAAGGCCTCGGTGGGGCCGTTCACCATGTGCCCGGCGTTGTGGATGACCACGTCGAGCCGTCCAGCCTCGGTGATGATCTGGGCGACGGCCGAGTCCACGGAGTCCTGCGAGCTGACGTCGAGTTCGATGGTTCGCAGGTGGGCGCCGTGCTCCCGGGCGTAGTTCTGGGCCTCCTGGACGCGCCCGGCATTTCGCCCCGTGGTTTCCCGGATGCCCGCGTAGACGATGTTCCCCGAGTCGGCGAGGGCGCGTGCGGTGAGCGCGCCGAAGCCGCTGCCTGCGCCGCTGATGACGATGACCTGCGCCATCTCAGACCGCCCCGCCATTCACGAGGATGACCTGACCGTTGATCCAGCGCCCCGGGCCCGCCAGGAACGACACGACCTCGGCGATGTCCTGCGGGGTGCCCAGCCGCTCCAGCGGATTCATCTTCGCCATCCGGTCGATGGTAGCCGCATCCTTGCCGTCCAGGAACAGGTCGGTGGCGGTGGGGCCGGGCGCGACGGCATTCACAGTGATGTCCCGGCCCCGCATCTCCCGGGCGAGAACGCGGCTCAGGGCATCCACCGCACCCTTGGTGGCGGCATACGGGGCATAGGTAGGCAGCGCCAATTCGACCACCGAGCTGGAGAAGTTGATGATTGCCCCACCCGGGCGCATCCGGCGGGTCGCCTGCCGATTGACCAGAAAGGTGCCACGGACGTTGACCCGGTGCATCCGGTCGAAATCATCCGCACTGAACTCGACGAGGGGCTTCAGGATCATAATACCCGCTGCATGAACGACGACGTCGACGCCACCGTAGGTCTGCTCGGTGGCACTGAACAGCTGCGCGACGGCCTGCTCGTCGGACACGTCGACCTTGACGGCAGTGGCGAGGCCACCGGCCGTCTGGATCGCGGCCACGGCGCTCTGCGCTTCTTGATCGTTGCTGGCATAGGCGATCACGACCGCCAGGCCGTCGGCCGCAAGGCGCTCGGCGCTCTGACGGCCAATGCCGCGGGATCCGCCGGTCACGATGGCCACACGGGCGGGATGGGTGGAGTGAGTCATAGCAGGTTTCTCCAGACACGGGCGATGGAACTCGACAGAATTGTCGGCGCCAGTGGGTGTGGGGCAGCAGAATCCGAAGGGGTTTCCTTCACGTTCCTGCCTGCACACTCTCCCGCACAGGCCGCCACCACGAATAGCGCAATGCTGGAGAAAACTTGCCTGATCCTGTTACATCAGGGCGACAAAGGTGATCTCGGGGGCGATCGACTCGCTGCGCAGGCGGAAGGATGTGGGGATGTCGGGCTCCGAGCGCGTTCCTTCCCACACGGCACCCACCCCAGGCGCGGAGCTCACAGGGCTGCTCGCCCGTCACGCCACCGCTC
Protein-coding regions in this window:
- a CDS encoding SDR family NAD(P)-dependent oxidoreductase: MAGRSEMAQVIVISGAGSGFGALTARALADSGNIVYAGIRETTGRNAGRVQEAQNYAREHGAHLRTIELDVSSQDSVDSAVAQIITEAGRLDVVIHNAGHMVNGPTEAFLPEQLAQVYDTNVLSTQRLNRAALPHLRKQGHGLVLWVGSSSTRGGTPPYLAPYFAAKAAMDALAVSYAAELARFGIETSIVVPGSFTNGTNHFASAGTPADEHRASQYEERYPGLLASVAQRLAQLAPPDVDASLVSNEIARIVALPAGQRPFRSHVDPANDGSEEVSAVADRVRLEFLTRVGLADLLRPAP
- a CDS encoding SDR family oxidoreductase — protein: MTHSTHPARVAIVTGGSRGIGRQSAERLAADGLAVVIAYASNDQEAQSAVAAIQTAGGLATAVKVDVSDEQAVAQLFSATEQTYGGVDVVVHAAGIMILKPLVEFSADDFDRMHRVNVRGTFLVNRQATRRMRPGGAIINFSSSVVELALPTYAPYAATKGAVDALSRVLAREMRGRDITVNAVAPGPTATDLFLDGKDAATIDRMAKMNPLERLGTPQDIAEVVSFLAGPGRWINGQVILVNGGAV